A single region of the Methyloceanibacter stevinii genome encodes:
- a CDS encoding DUF1772 domain-containing protein, with amino-acid sequence MTELLFVLTLGAALCTALLAGTFFAFSMFFMRALGGLAAERGIVAMQATVLAIKKPIFLVLFFGTALLCLVLGVTTILAWREVYAHYAFAGAALFLVGGFGVTMLRSVPLNNALLAWSPDNKDVIERWRRYRLNWVRWNHVRAISTLLACACLVLALAGMGLPF; translated from the coding sequence ATGACTGAACTGCTCTTTGTACTGACATTGGGCGCCGCCTTGTGCACGGCGCTGCTCGCCGGAACCTTCTTCGCCTTCTCCATGTTTTTCATGCGGGCGCTGGGCGGCCTTGCGGCGGAGCGGGGGATCGTCGCCATGCAGGCGACCGTTCTCGCCATCAAGAAGCCGATCTTCCTGGTCCTCTTCTTTGGAACGGCCCTGCTGTGCCTTGTGCTCGGCGTCACGACGATCTTGGCTTGGCGTGAGGTCTACGCACATTACGCCTTCGCGGGCGCGGCCTTGTTTCTTGTCGGCGGTTTCGGCGTCACCATGCTGCGCAGCGTGCCGCTGAACAATGCGCTGCTCGCCTGGTCGCCGGACAACAAAGACGTCATCGAGCGGTGGCGCCGCTACCGCCTGAACTGGGTGCGCTGGAACCATGTGCGCGCTATCTCGACGCTCCTGGCGTGCGCCTGTTTAGTCCTGGCGCTGGCCGGCATGGGACTGCCGTTCTGA
- a CDS encoding lysophospholipid acyltransferase family protein, giving the protein MTRILRFLFFGVVVRGAILLGLGLTVRHRERLPTKGPAIIAANHNSHLDTLALMSLMPLSLLPKLRPVAAADYFLSGKVRSWFARDVVGIIPLERAKVRKGADPLAALEEAFDRGEILILFPEGSRGEPEALGRFKTGVGQLAVSRPGVPVVPVYMHGFGKALPRGSSLLVPFNCTVSVGEALFGGEFDGAQSRREFMTAYEARMAALAAAETVPDWD; this is encoded by the coding sequence ATGACGAGGATCCTGCGGTTTCTGTTTTTCGGCGTCGTGGTGCGCGGCGCGATCCTGCTGGGGCTCGGCCTTACCGTCCGCCATCGCGAGCGGCTCCCGACGAAAGGGCCGGCAATCATCGCGGCCAATCACAACTCCCATCTGGATACGCTGGCTTTGATGTCGCTGATGCCGTTGTCGCTCCTGCCGAAGCTGCGTCCCGTCGCGGCGGCGGACTATTTTCTGTCCGGCAAGGTGCGCAGCTGGTTCGCGCGGGACGTCGTCGGGATCATTCCGCTCGAGCGTGCGAAAGTCCGCAAGGGCGCCGACCCGCTTGCCGCGCTCGAGGAGGCGTTTGATCGCGGCGAGATCCTGATCCTGTTCCCGGAGGGCTCGCGCGGCGAACCGGAGGCGCTGGGCCGGTTCAAGACCGGCGTCGGCCAGTTGGCCGTATCGCGTCCCGGCGTTCCCGTCGTGCCCGTCTACATGCATGGCTTCGGCAAGGCGCTGCCGCGCGGGTCGTCCTTGCTGGTGCCGTTCAACTGCACCGTCAGCGTGGGCGAGGCGCTGTTCGGCGGGGAATTCGACGGTGCTCAATCCCGGCGGGAGTTTATGACGGCTTATGAAGCGCGCATGGCCGCGCTCGCGGCAGCAGAAACGGTGCCGGACTGGGACTAG
- a CDS encoding phosphatidate cytidylyltransferase: MIQWLGTTFDLPQHVVVATLAVWAVLVVATGIVLVLSARGSGDYRELIDRTASWWWMIGAFTFAIAANQIVAIVFLAIISYLALKEYLSLIPTRRIDRGLLLFAYLAVPIQYLWAGIDWYNMFLVFVPVWMFLLFPALMALRGETQNFLRAVGTLSWGLMLTVFCLSHLAMLLVSGEVHNPVAGGVGLLFFVVVLAQFNDVAQYVWGKLFGRHKVTPHVSPKKTWEGLIGGVLTTVAVATFVGPYLTPMDHAWSALAGGVIGVAGFLGDINISAVKRDLGVKDAGGLIPGHGGILDRVDSLTYAAPAFFHFFRYFFTP, from the coding sequence ATGATTCAGTGGCTCGGCACTACCTTCGATTTGCCGCAGCATGTGGTTGTGGCGACTCTTGCGGTTTGGGCGGTGTTGGTGGTTGCGACGGGAATCGTGCTCGTGCTCTCTGCGCGCGGTTCGGGCGACTACCGGGAGCTGATCGACCGCACGGCCTCGTGGTGGTGGATGATCGGGGCCTTCACCTTCGCGATCGCCGCGAACCAGATCGTCGCGATCGTGTTCCTCGCGATCATCTCCTATCTCGCTTTGAAGGAATATCTGTCGCTCATCCCAACGCGACGGATCGATCGCGGGCTGCTGCTGTTCGCCTATCTCGCCGTGCCGATCCAATATCTTTGGGCTGGCATCGATTGGTACAACATGTTCCTCGTGTTCGTGCCGGTGTGGATGTTTCTGCTGTTTCCAGCGCTCATGGCGCTGCGCGGCGAGACGCAGAATTTCCTGCGGGCGGTGGGGACCCTGTCCTGGGGGCTCATGCTCACGGTCTTCTGCCTCAGTCACCTGGCCATGCTGTTGGTCTCGGGTGAGGTGCACAATCCGGTCGCGGGCGGCGTCGGGCTCTTGTTCTTCGTCGTGGTCTTGGCGCAGTTCAACGACGTGGCCCAGTATGTCTGGGGCAAGCTTTTCGGGCGGCACAAGGTGACGCCCCATGTGAGCCCGAAGAAGACCTGGGAAGGGTTGATCGGCGGTGTGCTAACCACCGTCGCCGTCGCAACGTTCGTGGGGCCGTATCTGACGCCCATGGATCACGCATGGTCGGCGCTCGCCGGTGGCGTCATCGGCGTTGCTGGATTTCTCGGCGATATCAATATTTCGGCGGTCAAACGCGATCTGGGTGTGAAGGACGCCGGCGGGCTGATCCCCGGCCATGGCGGCATTCTCGACCGGGTCGATAGCCTGACCTATGCCGCGCCCGCCTTCTTCCATTTCTTCCGCTATTTCTTCACGCCGTAG
- a CDS encoding CDP-alcohol phosphatidyltransferase family protein, giving the protein MATIYDLKPRFQALLRPIAGRLVHIGATANGVTLAALILSVAQGAAIALWPDARWPLLLLPITLFVRMALNAIDGIMAKEHGQKTPVGALFNELSDVVSDAALYLPFALIAGVNAPLVVLVVIVSVIAEMVGVLGPMIGASRRYDGPFGKSDRAFAFGALAVLLGIGLTPGLWTTLVLAAMLALAILTVWNRARRALAEAAQ; this is encoded by the coding sequence TTGGCCACGATCTACGATCTGAAGCCGAGATTTCAGGCACTGCTCCGGCCGATCGCCGGCCGTCTCGTGCATATCGGAGCGACCGCCAACGGCGTGACGCTTGCCGCGCTTATCCTCAGTGTGGCCCAAGGCGCGGCGATTGCACTGTGGCCCGACGCGCGCTGGCCGCTTCTTCTGCTGCCGATCACCTTGTTCGTCCGCATGGCGCTCAACGCGATCGACGGGATCATGGCGAAGGAGCACGGCCAGAAGACCCCTGTGGGCGCTCTATTCAACGAACTCTCAGACGTGGTGTCGGACGCGGCCCTGTATCTGCCTTTCGCCTTGATCGCCGGGGTGAACGCGCCCCTCGTGGTGCTTGTGGTCATTGTGAGCGTCATCGCGGAGATGGTCGGCGTCTTGGGGCCTATGATCGGGGCCTCGCGGCGCTACGACGGGCCGTTCGGCAAGAGCGACCGGGCCTTCGCTTTCGGTGCGCTGGCGGTGTTGCTGGGGATCGGCCTGACGCCCGGCCTGTGGACGACGCTCGTTCTCGCCGCGATGTTGGCGCTCGCTATTCTCACCGTGTGGAATCGCGCGCGCCGGGCCCTCGCGGAGGCCGCGCAATGA
- a CDS encoding inorganic phosphate transporter, which translates to MAEKGNGAKRKRADRVVRLRVGAASFRRRALEPGTPLDKDLRKIERLEEATRAASRNYIALAATFAFLLAAGLLADSHAVTGQTGLVLVLAAVIGGYLALTIGANDVANNVGPAVGARALTMTGALALAAIFECAGALIAGGDVVETISEGLIDPALLPNTDVFVWVMMSAMLAAALWVHLATYVGAPISTTHAIVGGVLGAGLIGLGSTAIDWRVVAEVFAAWMLSPLAGAVIAACLVAFIEINMIYKPDKIAAVRRWVPVLVALMAAVFFAFISLNVFGDVWGLGHHVVLFVSVPVFGLVYLLAGPWVYAQSEGMENRNQNVRQMFRPPLIFAACLLSFAHGSNDVANAVAPLAAVLENAGRPELLGLAGVPLWVMLIGAVGISLGLFLFGPRIVRVVGEQITRMNPMRAFCVALAAALTVLVASELGMPVSTTQTVVGAVFGIGFFREYAARYSRRRRYYILTKKGRRSASALPATPDEMRRRKLVRRSHVIGIVATWAVTVPCAASIAALIYTAIDWIR; encoded by the coding sequence ATGGCGGAAAAGGGAAACGGCGCTAAGAGAAAACGTGCGGACCGGGTCGTCCGGTTGCGCGTTGGCGCCGCCTCGTTCCGTCGCCGCGCGCTTGAGCCCGGCACGCCGCTGGACAAAGACCTTCGCAAGATCGAGCGGCTCGAGGAGGCGACGCGCGCGGCCTCCCGCAACTACATCGCTCTCGCTGCGACTTTCGCCTTCCTGCTGGCGGCCGGTCTCCTCGCGGACAGTCACGCCGTGACCGGTCAAACGGGACTGGTGCTGGTTCTCGCCGCCGTGATCGGCGGCTATCTGGCGCTGACGATCGGCGCCAACGACGTTGCGAACAATGTCGGCCCCGCGGTGGGCGCCCGCGCACTCACCATGACGGGGGCGCTCGCGCTTGCGGCCATCTTCGAATGCGCCGGCGCGCTGATTGCCGGCGGCGACGTGGTCGAGACGATATCTGAAGGTTTGATCGATCCGGCACTTCTGCCGAACACGGACGTCTTCGTCTGGGTCATGATGTCGGCCATGCTGGCCGCGGCCTTGTGGGTTCACCTCGCCACCTATGTGGGCGCGCCCATCTCGACGACCCACGCGATCGTCGGCGGTGTTCTCGGTGCGGGGCTTATCGGGCTCGGATCGACCGCGATCGACTGGCGGGTGGTGGCTGAGGTTTTTGCCGCTTGGATGCTGTCGCCGCTTGCGGGCGCCGTCATCGCGGCCTGTCTCGTCGCCTTCATCGAGATCAACATGATCTACAAGCCCGACAAGATCGCGGCGGTACGCCGATGGGTGCCCGTTCTCGTCGCGCTCATGGCGGCGGTGTTTTTTGCCTTCATCTCGCTAAACGTCTTCGGTGACGTCTGGGGCTTGGGGCACCACGTGGTCCTGTTTGTGAGTGTGCCGGTTTTCGGGCTTGTCTATCTGCTCGCGGGGCCCTGGGTGTATGCACAGTCCGAGGGTATGGAGAACCGCAATCAGAACGTCCGGCAGATGTTCCGTCCACCGCTTATCTTCGCGGCCTGTCTCCTCTCCTTCGCGCATGGCTCGAACGATGTGGCAAATGCCGTGGCGCCGCTCGCCGCCGTGCTGGAGAACGCCGGCCGGCCGGAACTCTTGGGCCTCGCTGGGGTTCCGCTCTGGGTCATGCTTATCGGTGCGGTCGGCATCAGTCTCGGCCTGTTCCTGTTCGGGCCGAGAATCGTCCGAGTGGTGGGCGAGCAAATCACACGAATGAACCCGATGCGGGCTTTTTGCGTGGCGCTCGCAGCCGCTCTCACGGTCCTTGTCGCCTCCGAACTCGGGATGCCTGTTTCGACGACGCAGACCGTCGTCGGCGCCGTGTTCGGCATCGGATTCTTCCGGGAATACGCGGCGCGCTATAGCCGCCGCCGGCGCTATTACATCCTCACGAAAAAGGGACGCCGCTCGGCGTCCGCTCTGCCTGCGACGCCGGACGAGATGCGCCGGCGCAAGCTTGTGCGCCGCTCGCACGTCATCGGGATCGTAGCGACATGGGCCGTCACGGTGCCATGCGCCGCGAGCATCGCCGCGCTGATCTATACTGCCATCGACTGGATTCGCTGA
- a CDS encoding NUDIX hydrolase, which translates to MSEPLKQIAALPVVETPDGPRVLLITTRGRGRWTIPRGWPKQGVPDSELAATEAAEEAGVTGKIDKTPIGSYTYTKRLHFYSWAKCVVDVYRLSVKTHEADWQEKNSRKVRWASPDEAASLVADANWRHCCAAFSISRPRR; encoded by the coding sequence ATGAGCGAGCCATTGAAACAAATCGCGGCGTTGCCTGTTGTGGAGACCCCGGATGGTCCGCGGGTGCTTCTCATCACCACGCGTGGCCGCGGCCGTTGGACCATTCCACGAGGATGGCCGAAGCAGGGCGTGCCCGACAGTGAACTGGCCGCCACCGAAGCTGCCGAGGAGGCGGGTGTCACCGGCAAGATCGATAAGACGCCGATCGGTTCGTACACCTACACCAAGCGGCTGCATTTCTATTCCTGGGCGAAATGCGTCGTCGACGTATACCGGCTGAGCGTCAAGACGCACGAGGCAGACTGGCAGGAGAAGAATTCCCGTAAGGTTCGTTGGGCCTCGCCAGATGAAGCGGCATCACTTGTCGCGGACGCGAACTGGCGTCATTGTTGCGCAGCGTTTTCCATCTCAAGGCCGCGTAGGTAA
- a CDS encoding arylesterase, producing MKRAKVRFRPLAAFLAAGWIGMVCLAANVQADQDETVIVAFGDSLTSGYGLPNDQAFPSQLETALRKRSHNVRVVNAGVSGDTTQALRRLDWALDDDTDAVIVELGGNDALQGLPPDATKAALAEILEKLQEKKLPVLLAGMEAPRNLGKEYVTAFGAIYPTLAERYNVPLYPFFLEGAALNADLMQKDGIHPNGKGVTVIVDKILPQVEALLVASQVDEDG from the coding sequence ATGAAACGCGCAAAAGTTCGTTTTCGCCCTCTCGCTGCGTTCCTCGCGGCGGGGTGGATCGGCATGGTTTGCCTTGCCGCCAACGTGCAGGCGGATCAAGACGAGACCGTGATCGTGGCTTTCGGAGACAGCCTGACGTCGGGCTACGGCCTTCCGAACGATCAAGCGTTCCCATCGCAACTCGAAACAGCGTTGCGAAAGCGCAGCCACAATGTTCGCGTGGTGAATGCTGGCGTGTCCGGTGACACGACACAGGCGCTGCGGCGGCTCGACTGGGCTCTGGACGACGATACGGACGCCGTCATTGTCGAGCTGGGCGGCAACGATGCCCTCCAGGGGCTACCACCCGATGCCACCAAGGCGGCGCTGGCGGAGATCCTAGAGAAGCTTCAGGAAAAGAAGTTGCCTGTTTTGTTGGCAGGTATGGAAGCGCCGCGGAATCTGGGGAAAGAGTACGTAACCGCCTTTGGTGCGATTTATCCGACCCTGGCCGAGCGGTATAATGTACCCCTGTATCCCTTCTTTCTCGAAGGGGCCGCGCTCAACGCGGACTTGATGCAGAAGGACGGAATTCACCCGAACGGAAAGGGTGTCACCGTCATCGTTGACAAGATCTTGCCCCAGGTCGAGGCGTTGTTGGTTGCGTCCCAAGTAGACGAGGACGGATGA
- a CDS encoding ABC transporter ATP-binding protein, protein MDQTLRQPHAIELEDVHVTLPSRAGAVAILRGIDLDVSLGEAVAVIGPSGSGKSTLLMVTAGLERATSGRVTVAGTDLGTLDEDGLARLRANKIGIVFQSFHLVPTMTAIENVALPMEFLGKDDAMDAAREALEEVGLSHRTTHFPGQLSGGEQQRVAIARALSTRPTLILADEPTGNLDLATGASMDLLFTLKERTGATLLLITHDRELATRCDRIVSVADGRIVDDGASVSASVS, encoded by the coding sequence ATGGACCAGACCCTGAGACAGCCCCACGCGATAGAGCTTGAAGACGTTCATGTCACGCTTCCATCGCGCGCGGGCGCCGTGGCGATCCTGCGCGGCATCGATCTAGATGTCTCGTTGGGCGAGGCTGTGGCGGTCATCGGCCCGAGCGGCTCGGGCAAGTCCACGCTCCTGATGGTCACGGCCGGCCTCGAACGAGCCACATCCGGACGCGTGACCGTGGCCGGCACGGACCTCGGCACGCTCGACGAAGATGGATTGGCCCGCCTGCGCGCCAATAAGATCGGGATCGTGTTTCAGTCCTTCCATCTCGTGCCCACGATGACCGCGATCGAGAATGTTGCGCTCCCCATGGAGTTCCTCGGTAAGGACGATGCGATGGATGCCGCCCGCGAGGCGCTCGAAGAAGTCGGGCTCTCCCATCGGACAACGCATTTCCCGGGTCAACTATCCGGCGGCGAGCAGCAGCGGGTTGCCATCGCGCGGGCGCTGTCCACGCGGCCGACCCTCATCCTCGCCGACGAACCCACCGGCAATCTGGACCTTGCGACCGGCGCCTCGATGGATCTGCTCTTCACGCTGAAAGAGCGGACGGGCGCCACGCTGCTGCTCATCACCCACGACCGCGAGCTCGCCACGCGCTGCGACCGCATCGTGAGCGTGGCCGATGGACGGATCGTGGACGACGGCGCGTCCGTGAGCGCAAGCGTATCGTGA
- a CDS encoding ABC transporter permease has protein sequence MTAQATLADMPSSSGNRSLALTIALRELRAGAGGLAVFVLCIALGVAAVAAIGSLAASFDKALANQGRLLIGGDLSFEVVHRQATAEESAALHDLGQISQSASFRAMARGLDAKSALIEVKAVDGAYPLYGEVSVIEPEALGPAWREPGTVLVEPILLERLGLKIGDTLKIGEATTKIAGTLGQQPDRLADRLSYGPKVLMSRDTLDETGLVQPGSLIRWTYRVKLPNDAGTDRKNLDTVRKAMEAAFPQSGFAIRDWTDPAPSLRRDAKRFTQFINFVGLTALLLGGIGVGNAIQSYMAKKRDVIATFKCLGATSGLVLKVYLIQAVMLAGLGIVIGLALGAFAPVAIATLYEDALPLPLAVEPHPIPLIVAALAGLLTMVLFVLWPLGRASLISPARLMRSGLTDERTRSATPFAIGSAAAGLALFVLAIASSEERLVTAAISLGILVAFGLLLGFGILVQRYAAKHRRTKHPSVALAWASIGAPGSLARAIAVSLGLGLGLLIAVALIHGSLLTEIESHVEVDAPAYYFLDVEPDDLAAFEKTAKTIQPDAKMDNAPMLRGRIVELKGVPVHEAEVSPDTRWVISGDRGLTYTDSVPGASEIEEGEWWPKDYDGPPLVSFDGELARGLGLELGDMVTVNILGRNVEAKIASMRKIDWESLAINFVMVFSPNTLQGAPHRLVTTLELPKGSAPETEAKIIQGLADRFPLVTAIKIGDIVDAAKSMLAKLMAAISATAGFTLLIGAAVLAGAVSAGQQRRTYLAVLYKTLGATRRQILGAELIEFGLLGLATAVLAVIIATVTAWALCTFAFDITFVFDPWAALGTIGLALALVLSVGAITTWRVLSVKAAPYLRAE, from the coding sequence GTGACGGCGCAAGCAACACTCGCCGACATGCCGTCGTCCTCCGGCAACCGGTCACTGGCGTTGACGATCGCTTTGCGTGAATTGCGCGCAGGCGCGGGCGGTCTCGCCGTATTCGTCCTGTGCATTGCGCTCGGCGTCGCGGCCGTCGCGGCGATCGGATCGCTGGCTGCCTCCTTCGACAAGGCGCTCGCCAATCAGGGGCGCCTGCTGATCGGTGGCGATCTGTCTTTCGAGGTCGTCCATCGCCAGGCAACGGCGGAAGAGTCAGCCGCGCTCCACGACCTCGGACAGATTTCCCAATCGGCGAGCTTCCGCGCCATGGCGCGCGGCCTGGACGCCAAGAGCGCGCTGATCGAGGTGAAGGCCGTCGACGGCGCCTACCCGCTCTATGGAGAGGTGAGCGTGATCGAGCCGGAAGCTCTCGGCCCCGCCTGGCGGGAACCGGGCACCGTGCTGGTGGAGCCGATCCTGCTGGAACGTCTCGGACTGAAGATCGGCGACACGCTGAAGATCGGCGAGGCCACGACGAAAATCGCCGGCACGCTCGGCCAGCAGCCCGACCGGCTCGCCGACCGCCTGTCCTACGGCCCCAAGGTTCTGATGTCGCGCGACACGCTGGACGAGACCGGGCTCGTGCAACCCGGCAGTCTCATTCGCTGGACCTATCGCGTAAAGCTGCCGAACGACGCGGGCACGGACCGCAAGAACCTGGATACGGTGCGCAAGGCCATGGAAGCGGCGTTTCCGCAAAGCGGCTTTGCCATCCGCGACTGGACGGACCCGGCACCGTCACTCCGGCGCGACGCCAAACGCTTCACCCAGTTCATCAATTTCGTCGGACTGACCGCCCTGCTCCTCGGCGGCATTGGCGTCGGCAACGCGATCCAGAGCTACATGGCGAAGAAACGCGACGTCATCGCCACGTTCAAATGTCTCGGGGCCACAAGCGGCCTCGTGCTCAAGGTTTATCTGATTCAAGCGGTGATGCTGGCAGGGCTCGGGATCGTCATCGGCCTGGCGCTCGGCGCGTTCGCGCCGGTTGCGATCGCGACGCTCTACGAAGACGCCCTGCCGCTGCCGCTTGCGGTCGAGCCTCATCCGATTCCGCTCATCGTCGCCGCGCTCGCGGGCCTCCTGACCATGGTCCTGTTCGTGCTGTGGCCCCTGGGCCGTGCCAGTCTTATTTCGCCGGCAAGGCTCATGCGGTCCGGACTCACGGACGAGCGGACACGCTCCGCGACGCCGTTCGCGATCGGCTCGGCCGCGGCCGGGCTCGCGCTGTTCGTGCTGGCGATCGCCTCGAGCGAAGAACGCCTCGTCACGGCGGCGATCTCCCTTGGCATCCTCGTGGCGTTCGGACTGCTGCTCGGCTTCGGAATTCTGGTGCAACGCTATGCGGCCAAGCACCGCCGCACGAAGCACCCGTCGGTTGCGCTGGCCTGGGCCAGCATCGGTGCGCCGGGGTCGCTCGCCCGCGCCATCGCCGTTTCGCTGGGCCTCGGACTCGGGCTCCTGATCGCCGTGGCCTTGATCCATGGTTCGCTGCTCACCGAGATCGAAAGTCATGTCGAGGTCGACGCCCCCGCCTATTACTTCCTCGATGTGGAGCCGGACGATCTCGCGGCGTTCGAAAAAACGGCCAAGACCATCCAGCCCGACGCCAAGATGGACAACGCGCCCATGCTGCGCGGGCGCATCGTCGAGCTCAAAGGCGTGCCTGTCCACGAAGCCGAGGTCTCGCCCGATACACGCTGGGTCATCTCCGGCGACCGCGGCCTGACCTACACGGACAGCGTGCCCGGTGCATCCGAGATCGAGGAAGGCGAGTGGTGGCCCAAGGACTATGACGGACCGCCGCTCGTGTCCTTCGACGGCGAGCTCGCGCGCGGCCTCGGGCTCGAACTCGGAGACATGGTCACCGTCAACATTCTAGGCCGCAACGTGGAAGCCAAGATCGCCTCCATGCGCAAGATCGACTGGGAATCGCTCGCCATCAATTTCGTCATGGTGTTCTCGCCGAACACGCTGCAAGGCGCGCCGCACCGGCTGGTCACCACGCTCGAATTGCCGAAGGGCTCGGCACCGGAAACAGAAGCAAAGATCATCCAGGGCTTGGCCGATCGCTTCCCGCTCGTGACGGCCATCAAGATCGGCGACATCGTCGACGCGGCGAAGTCGATGCTGGCTAAGCTCATGGCCGCGATCAGCGCAACGGCGGGCTTCACCTTGCTGATCGGCGCCGCAGTGCTCGCGGGCGCCGTATCCGCCGGCCAGCAGCGCCGGACCTATCTCGCCGTGCTGTACAAGACGCTCGGCGCCACGCGCCGGCAGATTCTGGGCGCCGAACTCATCGAGTTCGGCCTGCTCGGATTGGCGACCGCCGTTCTCGCCGTGATTATCGCCACGGTGACGGCCTGGGCGCTGTGCACCTTCGCATTCGACATCACCTTCGTCTTCGATCCGTGGGCAGCCCTTGGAACCATCGGGCTCGCGCTTGCCTTGGTCTTGTCGGTGGGGGCGATCACGACCTGGCGCGTACTTTCGGTCAAGGCGGCGCCTTATCTGCGGGCGGAGTAG